One stretch of Tenacibaculum sp. MAR_2010_89 DNA includes these proteins:
- a CDS encoding OmpA family protein: protein MKLCLGMTYLKNININHQGSFKLEKVELMKSQKILLILLIVISVNTVFAQSRRVADRYFEEFSYIQSAELYKSIVVKKGDTSKHVLSRLADSYYNNANTEEALIWYEKLVKIYRNEVTDRYLFKYAQTLRSKGDYKKSDSIFLVLSEKNDKSNRKIELENENYLLDYSNNKDQRISIRNLAINTPYSDYGGFILDGNAYYTSAAPKKGKKQRLYKWNNQPFLNIYKAKESIETIEGNEKDTVLELNNHKILPEPITTRYHEGKPVFTKDGKTVYFTRNNFDGKRLNNDKRRSVNLKIYRASLVNGVWSNVLELPFNSNEYSTGHPALSPDEKLLYFVSDMPGGFGASDIYKVKIKENDAFGKPINLGDKVNTSDKEKFPFIGNDNTLYFSSDGHLGLGLLDVFQTKIKNDSTFTKVTNLGEPFNSKRDDFAFYIHEDGKKGFFSSNRKKGKGDDDIYSYYIYTTPSICTKTITGTVVDAKTGDIIPDAILKLVNASGEVMHETISDISGNYKFEKVLCDSKYVIKASKLDHRPDQKPIDTMSKEIEVVKVDLKLIPLIIGDQIVINPIYFDFNKSFIREDAEYELENIVTVMKNHPEIVIKIESHTDSRGKDAYNKFLSDKRAKSTRDYIISRGIPKNSIESAVGYGEEQLLNNCNNANQRKCSEKEHQVNRRSYFYIVKGKDRIQAKQQAEKIKVKKRISKRNSYLMFLRNNFKSNGNNPSQNKCTKDSDCEEK from the coding sequence ATGAAGTTATGCTTAGGTATGACATATTTAAAGAATATAAATATAAATCACCAAGGTTCTTTTAAACTAGAAAAAGTAGAATTAATGAAATCACAAAAAATATTACTAATACTATTAATAGTAATAAGTGTTAATACAGTTTTTGCACAAAGCAGAAGAGTCGCTGATAGATATTTTGAAGAGTTTTCTTATATCCAATCAGCAGAATTATATAAATCTATAGTGGTAAAAAAAGGAGACACTTCAAAACATGTTTTAAGTAGGTTAGCTGACTCATATTACAATAATGCTAATACTGAAGAAGCATTAATTTGGTATGAGAAATTAGTGAAAATTTATAGAAATGAGGTAACGGATAGATATTTATTTAAGTATGCCCAAACTCTAAGAAGTAAAGGAGATTATAAAAAATCAGATTCTATCTTTTTAGTTTTGTCTGAAAAAAATGATAAGAGTAATAGGAAAATTGAATTAGAAAATGAAAATTATCTTCTTGATTACTCAAATAATAAAGACCAAAGAATAAGTATTAGAAATTTAGCAATTAATACTCCATATTCTGATTATGGAGGTTTTATTTTAGATGGAAATGCCTATTATACATCTGCTGCTCCAAAAAAAGGTAAAAAACAACGTTTATATAAATGGAATAATCAACCATTTTTAAATATTTACAAAGCTAAAGAAAGTATAGAAACCATAGAGGGAAATGAAAAGGATACAGTTTTAGAGTTAAATAATCATAAAATTTTACCTGAGCCTATTACTACAAGATATCATGAAGGTAAACCTGTTTTTACTAAAGATGGTAAAACTGTTTATTTTACAAGAAATAATTTTGATGGTAAAAGATTAAATAATGATAAGAGAAGATCTGTTAATTTAAAAATATATAGAGCTTCATTAGTAAATGGAGTGTGGAGTAATGTACTTGAATTACCTTTTAATAGTAATGAGTATTCTACAGGGCATCCAGCTTTAAGTCCTGATGAAAAATTATTATATTTTGTTTCTGATATGCCAGGAGGTTTTGGAGCATCTGATATTTATAAGGTAAAAATCAAAGAAAACGATGCATTTGGTAAACCTATTAATTTAGGTGATAAAGTAAATACTTCTGATAAAGAAAAATTTCCTTTCATTGGAAATGATAATACGTTGTATTTTTCTTCAGACGGGCATTTAGGGTTAGGATTACTAGATGTTTTTCAAACTAAAATTAAAAACGATTCAACTTTTACAAAAGTTACTAATTTAGGAGAGCCTTTTAACAGTAAAAGAGATGATTTTGCTTTTTATATTCATGAAGATGGTAAAAAAGGTTTTTTCTCATCTAATAGGAAAAAGGGAAAAGGAGATGATGATATTTATAGTTACTATATATATACAACACCTTCAATTTGTACGAAAACTATAACAGGTACTGTTGTTGATGCTAAAACCGGTGATATTATACCTGATGCTATATTAAAATTAGTAAATGCTTCAGGTGAAGTAATGCATGAAACTATTTCTGATATTTCTGGTAATTATAAATTTGAAAAAGTATTATGCGACTCAAAATATGTTATTAAAGCAAGTAAATTAGATCATAGACCAGATCAAAAACCTATTGATACTATGTCTAAAGAAATTGAAGTTGTAAAAGTTGATTTAAAACTTATTCCTTTAATAATAGGAGATCAAATTGTTATAAACCCAATTTATTTCGATTTTAATAAATCATTTATTAGAGAAGATGCCGAATATGAGCTGGAAAACATTGTTACAGTAATGAAAAATCATCCTGAAATTGTAATAAAAATAGAGTCTCATACTGATAGTAGAGGTAAAGATGCCTACAATAAGTTTTTATCAGACAAAAGGGCAAAATCTACAAGAGATTATATTATATCAAGAGGCATACCTAAGAATAGTATAGAAAGCGCTGTAGGGTACGGTGAAGAGCAGTTATTAAACAATTGTAATAATGCTAATCAAAGAAAGTGTTCAGAAAAGGAACATCAAGTAAATAGAAGATCATATTTTTATATTGTTAAAGGAAAAGATAGAATACAAGCTAAGCAACAGGCAGAAAAAATTAAAGTAAAAAAAAGAATAAGTAAGCGTAATAGTTACTTAATGTTTTTAAGAAATAATTTTAAATCAAATGGAAATAATCCAAGTCAAAATAAATGTACAAAAGATAGTGATTGTGAAGAAAAATAA
- a CDS encoding type IX secretion system membrane protein PorP/SprF, whose product MKSFSILTCILGICLITNTYSQQDPQFTQYMFNTLSVNPAYAGSRGHAVITALGRTQWVGFEGAPDTQNLSYDTPIGRSKLGLGLNLVNDKIGPSHEIYFDGNLSYTVETGEVGNLAFGLRLGGRILNIDWTKGRLVKDEALFASNINGKFLPTIGAGIYYHEPEWYIGLSVPNFIRTEHYDQKLASTTTTAVERMHFFLIAGYVFELNENIKFKPAALAKIVSGAPLSLDVSANFLFNDKFRVGVAWRWGDSISALLGFQATDSLLIGYAYDLTTSNYNVTNSGTHEVMLRYDIFKEYKYKSPRFF is encoded by the coding sequence ATGAAATCATTTTCAATATTAACTTGCATACTAGGTATTTGTTTAATAACAAATACCTATTCGCAACAAGATCCGCAGTTCACTCAATATATGTTTAATACATTAAGTGTTAATCCTGCATATGCTGGTTCTAGAGGTCATGCTGTAATAACAGCTTTAGGAAGAACACAGTGGGTAGGTTTTGAAGGAGCTCCTGATACACAAAATTTAAGTTATGATACACCTATTGGTAGGTCAAAGTTGGGACTTGGATTAAATTTAGTAAATGATAAAATAGGGCCATCTCATGAAATTTATTTTGATGGAAACTTATCATATACTGTAGAGACAGGAGAAGTAGGAAATTTAGCTTTTGGACTTAGATTAGGAGGAAGGATATTAAATATTGATTGGACAAAAGGAAGATTGGTTAAAGATGAAGCTTTGTTTGCCAGTAATATTAATGGTAAATTTTTACCAACAATAGGAGCTGGTATATACTACCACGAACCTGAATGGTATATAGGTTTATCTGTACCAAATTTTATAAGAACTGAACATTATGATCAAAAATTAGCTTCTACAACAACAACAGCAGTTGAAAGAATGCATTTTTTCTTAATAGCTGGTTATGTGTTTGAATTAAATGAAAATATAAAGTTTAAACCAGCCGCGTTAGCTAAAATAGTTTCTGGTGCTCCATTGTCATTAGATGTTTCAGCTAATTTTTTATTTAATGATAAATTTAGAGTAGGTGTAGCATGGAGATGGGGAGATTCAATAAGTGCTCTATTAGGTTTTCAAGCCACTGACTCATTATTAATTGGATATGCTTATGATTTAACTACATCTAATTATAATGTAACAAATTCAGGAACTCATGAAGTTATGCTTAGGTATGACATATTTAAAGAATATAAATATAAATCACCAAGGTTCTTTTAA